One genomic window of Enoplosus armatus isolate fEnoArm2 chromosome 19, fEnoArm2.hap1, whole genome shotgun sequence includes the following:
- the erh gene encoding enhancer of rudimentary homolog — translation MSHTILLVQPTKRPEGRTYADYESVNECMEGVCKMYEEHLKRMNPNSPSITYDISQLFDFIDDLADLSCLVYRADTQTYQPYNKDWIKEKIYVLLRRQAQQAAK, via the exons ATG TCGCATACAATTTTGCTTGTCCAACCAACCAAGAGACCTGAGGGCCGCACATACGCTGACTATGAGTCAGTGAATGAATGTATGGAAG GTGTTTGCAAAATGTATGAAGAACATCTtaagaggatgaatccaaacAGTCCCTCCATCACTTATGACATTAGTCAGTTGTTTGACTTTATTGACGACTTGGCAGATCTGAGCTGTCTTGT GTACAGAGCTGACACTCAAACATACCAACCATACAACAAAGACTGGATCAAGGAAAAGATATATGTCCTGCTGCGGCGTCAGGCTCAGCAGGCAGCAAAGTAA